One Natrinema halophilum genomic window carries:
- a CDS encoding MBL fold metallo-hydrolase codes for MERISLSNSAFEGDNNTYLFSDGPETVLIDTGDWMATTREQLESAFDERGLEFADVDRIFLTHWHHDHCGLAGEIQAESGAEVHVHADDAALVEGSDDAWEAMYDRQKEYFEEWGMPEENQAALLERMADGETTVETPSVTPFEHGETFSFDGVELEVVHTSGHAAGLSMFEADLEGERQVFSGDVLLPVYTPNVGGADVRVDRPLEKYLRALQGIVDAGYDRAWPGHRDPIADPADRAQYIIDHHEERSWRVLDALDRLGPCDTWTVSADLFGELEGIHILHGPGESYAHLEHLEREGTVVREGTDYRLADGVADELARTEAERWELEY; via the coding sequence ATGGAACGAATATCGCTGTCGAATTCTGCGTTCGAAGGTGACAACAATACGTACCTCTTTTCGGATGGACCGGAGACGGTACTGATCGATACCGGAGACTGGATGGCGACGACCCGCGAGCAACTCGAGTCGGCGTTCGACGAACGGGGGCTCGAATTCGCCGACGTCGACCGGATCTTTCTTACGCACTGGCACCACGATCACTGCGGGTTAGCCGGCGAAATTCAGGCCGAAAGCGGGGCCGAGGTCCACGTCCACGCCGATGATGCGGCACTCGTCGAAGGTAGCGACGACGCCTGGGAAGCGATGTACGACCGCCAGAAAGAGTACTTCGAGGAGTGGGGGATGCCCGAGGAGAACCAGGCGGCGCTTCTCGAGCGGATGGCCGACGGCGAGACGACCGTCGAAACGCCGTCCGTCACCCCGTTCGAACACGGCGAGACGTTCTCGTTCGACGGCGTCGAACTCGAGGTCGTCCACACGTCCGGACACGCGGCCGGCCTCAGCATGTTCGAGGCGGATCTCGAGGGTGAACGGCAGGTCTTTTCCGGCGACGTGCTACTGCCCGTCTATACGCCCAACGTCGGCGGTGCGGACGTCCGCGTCGATCGGCCGCTCGAGAAGTACCTCCGCGCGCTTCAGGGGATCGTCGACGCCGGCTACGACCGTGCGTGGCCGGGCCACCGCGATCCGATCGCCGATCCCGCCGACCGCGCCCAGTACATTATCGATCACCACGAGGAGCGGTCCTGGCGCGTCCTCGACGCGCTGGACCGACTCGGTCCCTGCGATACCTGGACGGTCAGCGCCGACCTGTTCGGTGAACTCGAGGGCATTCACATCCTCCACGGACCGGGCGAATCCTACGCCCATCTCGAGCATCTGGAACGCGAGGGGACCGTCGTTCGCGAGGGGACCGACTATCGGCTCGCCGATGGCGTCGCAGACGAACTCGCACGGACTGAAGCGGAGCGCTGGGAACTCGAGTATTGA